A single Triticum dicoccoides isolate Atlit2015 ecotype Zavitan chromosome 2A, WEW_v2.0, whole genome shotgun sequence DNA region contains:
- the LOC119359518 gene encoding WAT1-related protein At1g68170-like — MGIGVGGGALEAARPVAAMVVVEFIFSALQIFIKLALDDGMDVRVLVAYRLMFGAAFLCPLAFLIERKKRPPLTVKVVTGLFLCGLFGITINQNLLVLAIKLTNSTTIVTALSNLTPQSTFIVAILTRMETLKLRKPSGQAKLGGTLVGLGGAMLLTFYKGPEMLFLRRMAHTGLSHATGDRQLRPQPAAGPRILGSFLAITSCFSYAIWLTIQAKVGQVYPCHYSIAALVCLFGAVQSTLLALCIHRDADHWRLGLNIRLYSSAYAGIVASGSAFPLMSWCLRKKGPLYVAMFGPLIIIFVAVMSCIVLDEALHIGIVLGAVLIVAGLYMVLWGKAREEDEQEADAPKLVGQDDELGKGPLPHTNII, encoded by the exons ATGGGGATCGGTGTCGGAGGCGGCGCGCTGGAGGCCGCGAGGCCGGTGGCGGCCATGGTGGTGGTGGAGTTCATCTTCTCGGCCCTGCAGATCTTCATCAAGCTGGCGCTGGACGACGGCATGGACGTCCGCGTCCTCgtcgcctacaggctcatgttcggCGCCGCCTTCCTCTGTCCCCTCGCCTTCCTCATCGAGAG GAAGAAACGGCCACCACTAACCGTCAAGGTTGTCACAGGGTTATTCTTGTGTGGACTTTTCGG AATCACCATCAACCAGAACCTGCTGGTGCTTGCCATCAAGCTCACGAATTCGACCACCATCGTCACGGCTCTCAGTAACCTCACCCCTCAATCTACCTTCATCGTCGCAATCTTGACCAG GATGGAGACTCTGAAGCTCAGAAAGCCCAGCGGCCAAGCGAAGCTGGGGGGCACCCTGGTCGGGCTGGGCGGCGCGATGCTGCTCACGTTCTACAAGGGCCCGGAGATGCTGTTCCTCCGCCGCATGGCGCACACCGGGCTCAGCCATGCCACCGGCGACCGCCAGCTCCGGCCGCAGCCGGCCGCCGGCCCTCGGATCCTCGGCTCCTTCCTCGCCatcaccagctgcttcagctacgcGATCTGGCTCACCATCCAGGCCAAGGTCGGCCAGGTCTACCCGTGCCACTACTCGATCGCCGCGCTGGTGTGCCTCTTCGGCGCGGTCCAGTCCACGCTACTCGCGCTCTGCATCCACAGGGACGCGGACCACTGGAGGCTCGGGCTCAACATCAGGCTCTACTCGTCGGCGTACGCG GGTATCGTGGCGTCCGGGTCCGCCTTCCCGCTCATGTCGTGGTGCCTGCGGAAGAAAGGGCCCCTCTACGTCGCCATGTTCGGACCTCTCATCATCATCTTCGTCGCGGTCATGAGCTGCATCGTCCTTGACGAGGCCCTGCACATCGGAAT CGTGCTTGGTGCCGTGCTGATCGTGGCGGGGCTGTACATGGTGCTGTGGGGCAAGGCCAGAGAGGAAGATGAACAAGAAGCCGATGCGCCGAAACTTGTTGGTCAAGACGACGAGCTGGGCAAGGGGCCCCTT